The following is a genomic window from Citrifermentans bemidjiense Bem.
GTCGATGATGATGTCGATGGCACTCGCAGCGCCGGCTTGGTAGACGAAGCGGGCGAGGTAGCTCTCCTGGTACTTCCCCTGGAAGGCCTGCGGGGAAAGGCCACTCTCCCGCCACTCCCTGCGCCGGTAGAAGTCCGCGAGCCCGGCCCCGTTGATGACGAGGTAGGCGCCGTGGCAGCCGTGGCAGCAAAAGCTCAAGGTAGCGTCGTCCGCGCGCTCCTCCACCAGCGCCCCGGCGGGGATCTCGGCTCCGCAGTGAAAGCATGGGAATTGGGCGGCCGTCAATTGAAGAACACCACCCTTTGGCTCGCGCTGGCCTCGCCCCTGGTGAAGAGGAGCACCCCCTGAAGCTCACTCTGGGCGGATACCGGCAACGAAGTCCGGAATACCCCAGGTGCGCTCTCGGCAAGCTGCAGCGGCAACGCGGAGCTGTCCGTTTTTTTGCCGGGGTGCAGGGAAAGGCTCCCTCCGGCAACCGGCGCCCCCTTCTCGTCGCAGACGCGAACCAGCAGGTCGCGCCCGGCAAGCGTCGCCGTCAGGGTCCATTTGAGCCCTGGGTTCCTGGCGCCGCTTCGGGTGCGGTCGTAGTTGAGCCCGTTGCGGTAATAGTCGGGATCGGTGACGCGGCTCGCAAGCATCCCGGAGGCGAAAAAGGTAGCGGCCATGCCGGCGATGAAGATGCCGAACAGCGTCACTAGGACG
Proteins encoded in this region:
- a CDS encoding FixH family protein, with product MTKRTTKTTCCYRVVLVTLFGIFIAGMAATFFASGMLASRVTDPDYYRNGLNYDRTRSGARNPGLKWTLTATLAGRDLLVRVCDEKGAPVAGGSLSLHPGKKTDSSALPLQLAESAPGVFRTSLPVSAQSELQGVLLFTRGEASASQRVVFFN